Proteins co-encoded in one Montipora capricornis isolate CH-2021 chromosome 12, ASM3666992v2, whole genome shotgun sequence genomic window:
- the LOC138026869 gene encoding adenosine receptor A1-like isoform X1 has translation MEDLASLNTSSKSLTNATTRSPEVNVFRHSKQETLIFVFIYTVLALLVITGNSLIMIAYKRNPKLRTPTSLFFVSLAASDLFVGTVSIPSWMYILLYDLNNPFPNPANMQFRTAYTFLDVFSALTSIAHLVAVTIERGIAISKPLKHRVIPRRYYYVAIAATWSFGLLTAIVFVADFKSTTWRKYRGLFSTVAGFIVPICVITYMYADIYRRVKVFNTRQRRYRLNSPNKRYQEKTAAKTVFIITSLFLLSWLPFFTLSMLYILCPAKCLPRGEDLMHLVDFVKLLQYGNSAINPVVYALRSSEIRATLSRIVAPCIIQLKVTASSPRNVPLTAGSALVPVNGQQ, from the coding sequence ATGGAAGACTTGGCTTCGCTCAACACTTCCAGTAAATCCTTGACTAATGCGACAACACGATCTCCGGAAGTTAACGTATTTCGACACTCTAAACAAGAAACGTTAATCTTTGTCTTCATTTATACTGTCCTCGCGTTGCTGGTCATCACCGGGAATTCACTGATAATGATAGCGTATAAACGCAATCCAAAACTGCGAACTCCGACTTCTCTGTTTTTTGTGAGTCTGGCGGCCTCGGATCTCTTCGTTGGTACCGTCTCCATTCCGTCCTGGATGTACATTTTGTTGTACGATTTGAACAATCCTTTTCCCAACCCGGCAAATATGCAGTTTCGTACGGCGTACACCTTCTTGGACGTGTTCAGCGCGCTGACGTCTATCGCGCATCTCGTGGCCGTTACCATCGAGCGCGGCATCGCCATTTCAAAGCCGCTGAAACACCGCGTCATCCCACGACGTTACTATTACGTCGCGATAGCGGCAACGTGGAGTTTCGGTCTCTTAACGGCAATCGTGTTCGTTGCCGATTTCAAATCTACTACATGGCGAAAATATCGAGGGTTATTCAGCACAGTAGCGGGATTTATAGTTCCAATTTGTGTAATAACCTACATGTATGCTGATATTTATAGAAGGGTCAAGGTATTCAATACTCGCCAACGGCGTTATCGTCTCAATTCACCCAACAAGAGATACCAGGAGAAAACAGCCGCCAAGACTGTGTTTATAATCACAAGTTTATTTTTGCTTTCCTGGCTGCCTTTTTTCACGCTTTCCATGTTGTACATTCTTTGTCCCGCCAAGTGTCTTCCTCGTGGGGAAGACCTGATGCATCTGGTGGATTTTGTCAAGCTCCTTCAATACGGAAACAGTGCTATCAACCCAGTGGTTTACGCACTTCGTAGCTCAGAGATCAGAGCAACTTTGTCGAGGATTGTGGCACCTTGCATAATCCAACTGAAAGTGACTGCATCATCACCTCGAAATGTTCCTCTCACAGCTGGCTCGGCATTAGTACCCGTAAATGGGCAACAATGA